The following coding sequences are from one Cryptosporangium aurantiacum window:
- a CDS encoding pectate lyase family protein — MSRLLAAVGGLVLLLTLTPPATAAPTELGRQTLAANDGWGGGTTGGAADPRPVVVSTRRQLVDAVAGSAPKIVYVRGTIRDDAGCAAYADPGYTLAGYLAAYDPAVWGRTAEPSGPLEEARVRSAAAQAAQIKIPVGSNTTIVGLGRNARLLGLSLVLDGVSNVIVRNLRFEDAADCFPQWDPTDGATGNWNSAYDNLQLLGASRVWVDHNTFTDGANPDSEQPVYFGRPYQVHDGQFDITRGSDLVTGSWNVFARHDKVSLIGSTNNPADDRGKLRVTLHHNRYTDVLQRLPRVRFGPVHVYNNLYEIPAADPFEYALGVGVESAIVAERNAFLLGAGVPAGDLLYHWGGTALTARDNTVNGAPVDLVAAYNAAHDPDLGNDAGWTPTRVGRVDPVARVAAVVRAGAGAGRL, encoded by the coding sequence ATGTCCCGACTCCTGGCCGCCGTAGGCGGCCTCGTGCTGCTCCTGACCCTCACTCCCCCGGCCACCGCGGCGCCGACCGAGCTCGGCAGGCAGACGCTCGCCGCGAACGACGGATGGGGCGGCGGCACCACCGGCGGGGCGGCGGACCCGCGCCCGGTGGTCGTGAGTACCCGGCGGCAGCTGGTCGACGCGGTGGCCGGCTCCGCGCCGAAGATCGTCTACGTGCGGGGCACGATCCGCGACGACGCGGGGTGCGCCGCATACGCCGACCCCGGCTACACGCTCGCGGGTTACCTCGCCGCGTACGACCCGGCGGTTTGGGGGCGCACCGCGGAGCCGAGCGGTCCGCTGGAGGAGGCGCGGGTGCGGTCGGCGGCGGCCCAGGCCGCGCAGATCAAGATTCCGGTCGGCTCGAACACGACGATCGTGGGGCTGGGCCGGAACGCACGGCTGCTCGGGCTGAGCCTGGTGCTCGACGGCGTCTCGAACGTCATCGTGCGGAACCTGCGGTTCGAGGACGCGGCGGACTGCTTCCCGCAGTGGGATCCGACCGACGGCGCGACCGGCAACTGGAACTCCGCCTATGACAACCTGCAGCTGCTCGGCGCGAGCCGGGTCTGGGTCGACCACAACACGTTCACCGACGGCGCCAACCCGGACTCGGAGCAACCGGTGTACTTCGGGCGTCCGTACCAGGTGCACGACGGCCAGTTCGACATCACGCGCGGCTCGGACCTGGTCACCGGCTCGTGGAACGTGTTCGCGCGGCACGACAAGGTGTCGCTGATCGGGTCCACGAACAACCCGGCCGACGACCGCGGCAAGCTGCGCGTGACCCTGCACCACAACCGGTACACCGACGTGCTCCAGCGGCTGCCGCGGGTGCGGTTCGGGCCGGTGCACGTCTACAACAACCTGTACGAGATCCCGGCCGCGGACCCGTTCGAGTACGCGCTCGGGGTCGGTGTCGAGTCCGCGATCGTGGCCGAGCGCAACGCGTTCCTGCTGGGTGCGGGCGTGCCCGCGGGTGACCTCCTCTACCACTGGGGCGGCACGGCGCTGACCGCCCGCGACAACACGGTGAACGGCGCTCCGGTGGACCTGGTCGCGGCCTACAACGCGGCGCACGACCCGGATCTCGGGAACGACGCGGGGTGGACGCCGACGCGGGTGGGCCGGGTCGATCCGGTGGCGCGGGTGGCTGCGGTGGTGCGGGCGGGAGCGGGCGCCGGGCGGCTCTGA
- a CDS encoding sugar phosphate isomerase/epimerase family protein, whose translation MSLSLNQKTINRASLAEAVDACARAGIEAIGVWREPLADVGVERGAKLVRDAGLRVSSLCRGGFLTGDDRDAALDENRRAIDEAAALGTSTLVLVVGGLPPGSRDLAAARERVADGVAALAPYAAAAGVRLALEPMHPIYCADRGVLSTLDQALDLALRFPAAQVGVVVDTFHVWWDPRVEAAIARAGDRIAAYQVCDWILPLPPDALLARGLPGDGYIDFRTLGAAVARAGYRGDVEVEVFHADVWAAPFDQVVSEVVHRYAEHVAPTG comes from the coding sequence ATGAGCCTCTCGCTGAACCAGAAGACGATCAACCGGGCCTCGCTCGCCGAGGCCGTGGACGCCTGTGCCCGCGCCGGGATCGAGGCGATCGGCGTGTGGCGCGAACCGCTCGCCGACGTCGGCGTCGAGCGCGGCGCCAAACTCGTCCGGGACGCGGGGCTGCGGGTGTCGTCGCTGTGCCGGGGCGGGTTCCTCACCGGCGACGACCGGGACGCCGCACTGGACGAGAACCGGCGCGCGATCGACGAGGCCGCAGCCCTCGGCACGTCCACGTTGGTGCTGGTCGTCGGCGGTTTGCCGCCGGGCTCCCGGGACCTCGCCGCGGCCCGGGAACGCGTCGCCGACGGGGTCGCCGCGCTCGCTCCGTACGCCGCGGCGGCGGGCGTACGGCTGGCGCTCGAGCCGATGCACCCGATCTACTGCGCCGACCGGGGCGTGCTCTCCACCCTGGACCAGGCGCTGGACCTGGCGCTGCGCTTCCCGGCCGCGCAGGTCGGCGTCGTCGTCGACACGTTCCACGTCTGGTGGGACCCCCGGGTGGAGGCCGCGATCGCCCGGGCCGGCGACCGGATCGCCGCGTACCAGGTGTGCGACTGGATCCTGCCGCTGCCGCCGGACGCGCTGCTCGCGCGCGGCCTGCCGGGCGACGGGTACATCGACTTCCGGACGCTCGGCGCGGCGGTGGCGCGCGCCGGGTACCGCGGCGACGTCGAAGTGGAGGTGTTTCACGCCGACGTGTGGGCGGCGCCGTTCGATCAGGTGGTGAGCGAGGTCGTTCACCGCTACGCCGAGCACGTGGCGCCCACGGGTTGA
- a CDS encoding dihydrodipicolinate synthase family protein, which translates to MPEVRLPGGPNYVMGTPGAWSVPTAPFVSRTVFAAAHVVADPFADNTPGAPAVVDWETTLAFRRHLWSWGLGVADAMDTAQRNAGLDWAATRTLIALSAAEATGPLACGAGTDHAGALSSPGEVLAAYEEQVAFVEDTGAQVILMASRQLAAVARGPEDYLSVYGTLLKQVARPVILHWLGEMFDPHLRGYWGSSSVPDATETLLSIIAQHPGAVDGVKVSLLDASHEVSLRRRLPDGVKLYTGDDFHYPALIRGDSSGYSHALLGVLDPIAPAASAALGFLDTGDLDAYDATLAPTVPLARHLFAAPTSAYKTGIVFLAWLAGHQPAFAMVGGATTARSLPHLVETFRLADRAGLFPDPELASARMRAFLAVHGA; encoded by the coding sequence ATGCCTGAGGTGCGGCTCCCCGGTGGGCCCAACTACGTCATGGGGACGCCGGGCGCGTGGTCGGTCCCCACCGCGCCGTTCGTCTCACGCACCGTGTTCGCGGCGGCCCACGTGGTCGCCGACCCGTTCGCCGACAACACCCCCGGCGCACCGGCCGTCGTCGACTGGGAGACCACGCTCGCGTTCCGCCGCCACCTCTGGTCGTGGGGGCTCGGTGTCGCCGACGCGATGGACACCGCCCAGCGCAACGCCGGTCTCGACTGGGCCGCGACGAGGACACTCATCGCGCTCTCGGCCGCCGAAGCCACCGGGCCGCTGGCCTGCGGAGCCGGCACCGACCACGCCGGGGCCCTGTCGTCGCCGGGTGAAGTGCTGGCCGCGTACGAGGAGCAGGTCGCGTTCGTCGAGGACACCGGCGCGCAAGTGATCCTGATGGCGTCCCGGCAGCTCGCGGCCGTCGCACGCGGCCCCGAGGACTACCTTTCCGTCTACGGCACGCTGTTGAAGCAGGTCGCGCGCCCGGTGATCCTGCACTGGCTCGGCGAGATGTTCGACCCGCACCTGCGCGGCTACTGGGGCAGCTCGTCGGTTCCGGATGCGACCGAGACGCTGCTGTCGATCATCGCTCAACACCCGGGCGCCGTGGACGGCGTCAAGGTCTCGCTGCTCGACGCTTCCCACGAGGTCTCGCTGCGGCGGCGGCTGCCGGACGGCGTCAAGCTCTACACCGGCGACGACTTCCACTACCCGGCGCTGATCCGAGGCGATTCGTCCGGGTACTCGCACGCCCTGCTGGGGGTGCTGGATCCGATCGCGCCGGCGGCGTCCGCCGCATTGGGCTTCCTGGACACCGGAGACCTGGACGCGTACGACGCGACCCTGGCACCGACCGTGCCGCTCGCCCGGCACCTGTTCGCCGCCCCGACCTCGGCGTACAAGACCGGGATCGTGTTCCTCGCCTGGCTCGCCGGGCACCAACCGGCGTTCGCGATGGTGGGCGGCGCGACGACGGCCCGCAGCCTCCCCCACCTGGTGGAGACGTTCCGGCTGGCCGACCGCGCCGGGCTGTTCCCTGACCCCGAGCTGGCGTCGGCGCGGATGCGCGCGTTCCTGGCGGTGCACGGCGCATGA
- a CDS encoding Gfo/Idh/MocA family protein, translating to MEQRTLGIAMNGVTGRMGYRQHLVRSILAIRDEGGVLLPDGSRVVPEPILVGRDAAKLRALALRHGLERWTTDLSEALDACDVYFDAQITQAREKAIKAALAAGKHVYTEKPLAETLDGALDLAHLASQAGVRHGVVQDKLFLPGLLKLRRLLDGGFFGRVLSVRGEFGYWVFEGDWQPAQRPSWNYRTEDGGGITLDMFCHWSYVLEHLFGPVEAVTARIATHVPTRWDENGSEYRATADDAAYGIFELSGGVIAQINSSWCTRVNRDELVEFQVDGVEGSAVAGLHRCRIQHRAATPMPTWDPDAPTTERFRDQWQEVPDNGVTDNGFKVQWEAFLRHVCAGTPFPHDFASGARGVALAEAGLRSAAEGRRVVLDA from the coding sequence ATGGAACAACGCACGCTCGGCATCGCCATGAACGGCGTGACCGGCCGGATGGGATATCGCCAGCACCTGGTCCGGTCGATCCTGGCGATCCGGGACGAGGGCGGCGTCCTGCTGCCGGACGGCTCCCGCGTGGTGCCCGAACCCATCCTGGTGGGCCGGGACGCCGCCAAACTCCGCGCGCTCGCCCTGCGCCACGGCCTCGAGCGGTGGACCACCGACCTGTCCGAAGCCCTCGACGCCTGCGACGTCTACTTCGACGCCCAGATCACCCAGGCCCGCGAGAAGGCGATCAAAGCCGCGCTCGCCGCGGGCAAACACGTCTACACCGAAAAGCCGCTCGCCGAGACCCTCGACGGCGCGCTCGACCTCGCGCACCTCGCGTCCCAGGCGGGCGTCCGGCACGGCGTCGTCCAGGACAAACTGTTCCTCCCCGGCCTGCTCAAACTGCGCCGGTTACTCGACGGCGGCTTCTTCGGCCGCGTCCTCTCGGTACGCGGCGAGTTCGGCTACTGGGTGTTCGAAGGCGACTGGCAACCCGCACAGCGTCCGAGTTGGAACTACCGCACCGAGGACGGCGGCGGCATCACGCTCGACATGTTCTGCCACTGGTCCTACGTGCTCGAGCACCTGTTCGGGCCCGTCGAAGCGGTGACCGCACGGATCGCCACGCACGTGCCGACCCGCTGGGACGAAAACGGGTCGGAATACCGCGCCACCGCCGACGACGCCGCCTACGGCATCTTCGAACTCTCCGGCGGCGTGATCGCGCAGATCAACTCCTCCTGGTGCACCCGCGTCAACCGCGACGAGCTGGTCGAATTCCAGGTCGACGGCGTCGAGGGCAGCGCCGTCGCCGGCCTGCACCGCTGCCGGATCCAGCACCGCGCCGCCACCCCGATGCCCACCTGGGACCCGGACGCGCCGACCACCGAACGCTTCCGCGACCAGTGGCAGGAAGTCCCCGACAACGGCGTCACCGACAACGGCTTCAAGGTCCAGTGGGAAGCGTTCCTGCGGCACGTCTGCGCCGGAACCCCGTTCCCGCACGACTTCGCGTCCGGCGCCCGCGGGGTGGCGCTCGCCGAGGCCGGCCTCCGGTCAGCGGCCGAAGGCCGCCGGGTGGTGCTCGATGCCTGA
- a CDS encoding ABC transporter substrate-binding protein — MRSPLRTLLATLAAAAVLATAACGGGGDTSEDPDAKVTLRFSWWGSADRAKSTQQALDLFTKKNPNITIKTSYSAFKPYFEKLATETAGGNAPDVFQMDRAYLREYADRNVLAELDDGVTDQVAESVKDSGVVDDKLYAVPMGQTTFVMVYDPEAYQKAGLKPPAKGWTWQDYLTNGTKLTQASKGKVSGVTDLGWQWESFETWLLQSGTQLYTEDGKLGFEKADLKNYLTLIDNLRKQKASTPGKVTATIDGSIENMPMGKRLSYTENSWDSTVASYYEVLGKPVGLAPYPSDTGKLGAYAKPSMFLSISQKTKVRSASDKLVDFLVNDPEAAAILGVDRGLPPNTANRDKVGATLTGPQKAVYEYEKSIEADLVPAPPAPPKGNSALKDYWQQLNEEIAFGKLSVDKAVDEFFTRAEQELTA, encoded by the coding sequence ATGCGATCTCCTTTACGTACTCTCCTCGCCACCCTCGCCGCGGCTGCCGTGCTGGCCACCGCCGCGTGCGGTGGCGGCGGTGACACCAGCGAAGACCCCGACGCGAAGGTGACCCTGCGGTTCTCCTGGTGGGGGAGCGCCGACCGGGCCAAGAGCACCCAGCAGGCGCTCGACCTGTTCACGAAGAAGAACCCGAACATCACGATCAAGACGTCGTACTCGGCGTTCAAGCCGTACTTCGAGAAGCTGGCCACCGAGACCGCGGGCGGCAACGCACCCGACGTCTTCCAGATGGACCGCGCCTACCTGCGCGAATACGCCGACCGCAACGTGCTGGCCGAGCTCGACGACGGTGTCACCGACCAGGTCGCCGAGTCGGTCAAGGACTCCGGGGTCGTCGACGACAAGCTCTACGCGGTCCCGATGGGACAGACGACGTTCGTCATGGTCTACGACCCGGAGGCGTACCAGAAGGCGGGCCTGAAGCCGCCGGCCAAGGGCTGGACGTGGCAGGACTACCTCACCAACGGCACCAAGCTCACCCAGGCCTCGAAGGGCAAGGTCAGCGGCGTCACCGACCTCGGCTGGCAGTGGGAGTCGTTCGAGACCTGGCTGCTGCAGAGCGGCACGCAGCTCTACACCGAGGACGGCAAGCTCGGCTTCGAGAAGGCCGATCTGAAGAACTACCTGACTCTGATCGACAACCTCCGCAAGCAGAAGGCGTCGACGCCGGGCAAGGTCACCGCGACGATCGACGGTTCGATCGAGAACATGCCGATGGGCAAGCGGCTCTCGTACACCGAGAACAGCTGGGACTCCACGGTCGCGTCGTACTACGAGGTGCTCGGCAAGCCGGTCGGGCTCGCGCCGTACCCGTCGGACACCGGCAAGCTCGGCGCCTACGCCAAGCCGTCGATGTTCCTGTCGATCTCGCAGAAGACGAAGGTCCGGTCCGCGTCGGACAAGCTCGTCGACTTCCTGGTCAACGACCCCGAAGCCGCCGCGATCCTCGGCGTCGACCGCGGGCTGCCGCCGAACACCGCCAACCGTGACAAGGTCGGTGCGACGCTGACCGGCCCGCAGAAGGCGGTCTACGAGTACGAGAAGAGCATCGAGGCCGACCTGGTCCCCGCTCCTCCGGCACCGCCGAAGGGCAACAGCGCGCTGAAGGACTACTGGCAGCAGCTGAACGAGGAGATCGCGTTCGGGAAGCTGTCGGTCGACAAGGCCGTCGACGAGTTCTTCACCCGGGCTGAGCAGGAACTCACCGCCTGA
- a CDS encoding carbohydrate ABC transporter permease: MAVVTPTRSVPSLNGGTDRPVRKRGGGIAYLFLSPWIAGALLLTIGPMVASLYLSFTDYDLFSSPEWVGFENYRRMFTEDGRFLTSVWVTAKYVLLAVPLKLGLALAVALLLNRRRTGQGLYRSAFYAPSLLGASVSIALVWRTLFGDGAAFERGLAALGWETGGWVGQPQYALFTLIFLAGWQFGAPMVIFLAGLKQIPQDLYDAVAVDGAGRWQTFRAITLPMLSPVIFFNLVLETIHAFQAFTPAYVVSGGRGGPSDATLFYTLYLYQRGFTDFRMGYASAMAWVLLIVIAVVTALIFRSARLWVFYTDDKGRS; this comes from the coding sequence ATGGCCGTAGTCACGCCCACCCGGTCCGTGCCGTCGCTGAATGGCGGCACGGACCGGCCGGTGCGCAAACGAGGCGGCGGGATCGCGTACCTGTTCCTCTCGCCCTGGATCGCCGGCGCGCTGCTGCTCACGATCGGCCCGATGGTCGCGTCGCTGTACCTCTCGTTCACCGACTACGACCTGTTCTCGTCGCCGGAGTGGGTGGGGTTCGAGAACTACCGGCGGATGTTCACCGAGGACGGACGGTTCCTCACGTCGGTCTGGGTCACCGCGAAGTACGTGCTGCTCGCGGTGCCGCTCAAGCTCGGGCTGGCGCTGGCCGTGGCGCTGCTGCTCAACCGGCGCCGCACCGGGCAGGGGCTGTATCGGTCGGCGTTCTACGCACCGTCGCTGCTCGGCGCGAGCGTGAGCATCGCGCTGGTGTGGCGCACGCTGTTCGGCGACGGCGCGGCGTTCGAGCGCGGCCTGGCGGCGCTGGGCTGGGAGACCGGCGGGTGGGTCGGTCAGCCGCAGTACGCGCTGTTCACGTTGATCTTCCTGGCCGGCTGGCAGTTCGGCGCGCCGATGGTGATCTTCCTGGCCGGGCTCAAGCAGATCCCGCAGGACCTGTACGACGCGGTGGCGGTGGACGGCGCCGGGCGCTGGCAGACGTTCCGGGCGATCACCCTGCCGATGCTCTCCCCGGTGATCTTCTTCAACCTGGTGCTGGAGACCATCCACGCGTTCCAGGCGTTCACCCCGGCCTACGTGGTCAGTGGCGGGCGCGGCGGTCCGTCGGACGCGACGCTGTTCTACACGCTCTACCTGTACCAGCGCGGGTTCACCGACTTCCGGATGGGTTACGCGTCCGCGATGGCCTGGGTGCTGCTGATCGTGATCGCGGTGGTCACCGCGCTCATCTTCCGGTCCGCGCGGCTCTGGGTCTTCTACACCGATGACAAGGGGCGGTCATGA
- a CDS encoding carbohydrate ABC transporter permease — protein MTARRLGWHFVCLALLALLLYPIVWLLGTSFKPPDEVTSSLALLPRDWEFSNYTDALAGIGGTSFWRFLTNSVIVAGGAVIGNVVSCSLAAFAFARLRFRLSGPLFAFMIATIMLPHHVVIIPQYAIFQQMGMIDTFWPLILPKFLATDAFFVFLIVQFMRGIPGELDEAARIDGCGPARTFWHIMLPLIRPALITTTIFTFIWTWNDFFSQLLYLNSPENYTLPLALRLFIDQTGTSQYGPMFAMSVLTLVPIGLFFLAFQRFLVEGVSTSGLKG, from the coding sequence ATGACGGCGCGTCGGCTGGGCTGGCACTTCGTCTGCCTGGCGCTGCTCGCGCTGCTGCTCTACCCGATCGTGTGGCTGCTGGGGACGTCGTTCAAGCCGCCGGACGAGGTGACCTCGAGCCTGGCGCTGCTCCCGCGCGACTGGGAGTTCTCCAACTACACCGATGCGCTGGCCGGCATCGGCGGCACGAGCTTCTGGCGGTTCCTGACCAACTCGGTGATCGTCGCCGGGGGAGCGGTGATCGGCAACGTCGTATCGTGCTCGCTCGCGGCGTTCGCGTTCGCCCGGCTGCGGTTCCGGCTGTCCGGGCCGCTGTTCGCGTTCATGATCGCGACGATCATGCTGCCGCACCACGTCGTGATCATCCCGCAGTACGCGATCTTCCAGCAGATGGGCATGATCGACACGTTCTGGCCGCTGATCCTGCCGAAGTTCCTGGCCACCGACGCGTTCTTCGTGTTCCTCATCGTCCAGTTCATGCGGGGGATCCCCGGCGAGCTCGACGAGGCGGCGCGGATCGACGGGTGCGGCCCGGCGCGGACGTTTTGGCACATCATGCTGCCGCTGATCCGCCCGGCGCTGATCACCACGACGATCTTCACGTTCATCTGGACCTGGAACGACTTCTTCAGCCAGCTGCTGTACCTCAACAGCCCGGAGAACTACACGCTGCCGCTGGCGCTGCGGCTGTTCATCGACCAGACCGGCACGTCCCAGTACGGGCCGATGTTCGCGATGTCGGTGCTCACGCTGGTGCCGATCGGGCTGTTTTTCCTGGCGTTCCAGCGGTTCCTGGTCGAGGGCGTGAGTACGTCCGGATTGAAGGGCTGA
- a CDS encoding Gfo/Idh/MocA family protein, with amino-acid sequence MTGGIGAGRPARVVLVGAHGHGKWHLANLARLAGLGIAELVGVCDPVPVSDVPWSPELDPLIGRVDPDVVLIATPIHTHVDLALTALRAGRAVLLEKPPAPTFSEFARLSAAVEESGVPCQVGFQSLGSAAVDAVREIVASGRIGTVRGVGGAGTWIRTAAYYGRASWAGRRRLGDVPVVDGALTNPFAHLVATALAIDGGSVADVSPELYHAHPIEADDTAAIRIRTSHGTPVTLAVTLCATHHRTPYLVVHGSAGRLTLHYTEDLVEVAGEQHRYDRVDLLTDLVAHLRDRARPLRVPLASTAGFMRVLDAVRRAPEPVAIDPEWIRESGTGPETRREVVGVDDAVLAAAETLRTFTEQEVPWATTGR; translated from the coding sequence GTGACGGGCGGGATCGGCGCCGGCCGACCGGCGCGGGTGGTGTTGGTGGGCGCGCACGGGCACGGGAAGTGGCATCTGGCGAACCTCGCGCGGCTGGCGGGTCTCGGCATCGCCGAGCTGGTGGGGGTGTGCGATCCGGTGCCGGTTTCCGACGTCCCGTGGTCACCCGAACTGGACCCGCTGATCGGCCGCGTCGACCCGGACGTCGTCCTGATCGCGACGCCGATCCACACGCACGTCGATCTGGCGCTGACGGCTCTGCGCGCGGGCCGGGCGGTGCTGCTGGAGAAGCCACCGGCGCCGACGTTCAGCGAGTTCGCACGGTTGTCGGCCGCCGTGGAGGAGAGCGGCGTCCCCTGCCAGGTCGGTTTCCAGAGCCTCGGTTCCGCGGCGGTGGACGCGGTCCGGGAGATCGTCGCGTCCGGACGCATCGGTACGGTCCGGGGCGTCGGCGGCGCGGGCACCTGGATCCGGACCGCTGCCTACTACGGTCGCGCGTCCTGGGCCGGGCGCCGCAGGCTCGGCGACGTCCCGGTGGTCGACGGTGCGCTGACCAACCCGTTCGCGCACCTGGTGGCGACCGCGCTGGCGATCGACGGCGGGTCGGTGGCCGACGTCAGCCCGGAGCTGTACCACGCGCACCCGATCGAGGCCGACGACACCGCGGCGATCCGGATCCGCACCAGCCACGGCACGCCGGTGACCCTGGCCGTCACGCTCTGCGCCACGCACCACCGCACTCCGTACCTGGTCGTCCACGGCTCCGCCGGCCGGCTCACCCTGCACTACACCGAGGACCTCGTCGAGGTGGCCGGGGAGCAACACCGGTACGACCGCGTCGACCTGCTCACCGACCTCGTCGCCCACCTCCGCGACCGCGCGCGTCCGCTGCGGGTGCCGCTCGCGTCCACCGCGGGTTTCATGCGTGTTCTGGACGCCGTCCGCCGCGCGCCCGAGCCGGTGGCCATCGACCCGGAATGGATCCGCGAGTCCGGGACCGGGCCCGAAACGCGGCGGGAGGTCGTCGGCGTGGATGACGCCGTGCTGGCCGCCGCCGAAACGCTACGAACGTTCACCGAGCAGGAGGTGCCGTGGGCAACGACAGGCCGCTGA